The following proteins are co-located in the Camelina sativa cultivar DH55 chromosome 12, Cs, whole genome shotgun sequence genome:
- the LOC104732403 gene encoding uncharacterized protein LOC104732403 isoform X1 — protein MNKKPKILSSVSLSMNHKRKGSSLRRLFSLVFFLAMVFLLGNAFITVDYKEGIAGWSSIFRLNLAKLQMCKTQLRPPGSETLPRGIVASTSDLEMRPLWGAKRNKKPKPNLLAMAAGIKQKESVNKIVKKFSSSEFVVMLFHYDGAVDEWKKFEWSETAIHISVVNQTKWWFAKRFLHPDIVSTYSYIFLWDEDLGVDHFDARRYVSIIKEEGLEISQPALDPNFSEVHHQLTSRDSKSRVHRRTYKVIGRARCDENSTAPPCTGFVEMMAPVFSRAAWRCTWHMIQNDLNHGWGIDFQLGYCAQGDRTKNIGIVDSEYILHMGLPTLGGSAENKTKTQHDSDISKPSSTSSGRSEVRKQTYAELETFKHRWRNAVKNDECWIDRFQP, from the exons ATGAACAAGAAACCCAAGATTTTGAGCTCC gtATCATTAAGTATGAATCACAAACGAAAGGGCTCGTCTCTTCGTCGCTTGTTCTCTTTAGTGTTTTTTCTTGCAATGGTCTTCCTTTTAGGGAATGCATTTATTACAGTAGACTATAAAGAg GGGATTGCGGGATGGAGTTCGATTTTTAGACTAAATCTTGCAAAACTGCAGATGTGCAAG ACACAACTCAGGCCTCCTGGTAGCGAGACGTTACCGAGAGGTATTGTTGCAAGTACATCAGATTTGGAAATGCGACCATTATGGGGAGCAAAGCGCAATAAG AAACCAAAGCCCAACTTATTAGCTATGGCAGCCGGAATAAAACAGAAGGAAAGTGTTAACAAGATTGTCAAGAAG TTTTCATCAAGTGAGTTCGTTGTGATGCTCTTTCATTATGATGGCGCTGTGGATGAATGGAAGAAGTTCGAGTGGAGTGAAACTGCTATTCATATATCTGtagtaaaccaaaccaaatg GTGGTTCGCTAAGCGTTTTCTTCACCCGGATATTGTCTCAACATATTCCTATATATTTCTATGGGATGAAGATCTTGGTGTTGACCATTTTGATGCTAGAAG GTATGTTTCAATTATTAAAGAAGAAGGGCTTGAAATATCACAGCCTGCTCTTGATCCCAATTTCTCTGAAGTGCATCACCAACTTACCTCCCGGGACAGCAAATCTAGAGTACATAG GAGAACATACAAAGTCATTGGTCGGGCTAGGTGCGACGAGAATAGCACTGCACCTCCTTGCACGGG ATTTGTTGAAATGATGGCTCCTGTGTTTTCCAGAGCAGCCTGGAGGTGTACATGGCATATGATTCAG AATGACTTAAACCACGGATGGGGTATAGATTTTCAGCTTGGATATTGCGCGCAG GGTGATCGAACCAAAAATATCGGCATTGTTGATTCTGAGTATATACTTCATATGGGTCTTCCTACATTAGGAGGTTCAGCTGAAAACAAGACCAAGACTCAGCATGATTCAGACATATCT aaaccatcatcaacatcatctgGTAGATCTGAG GTTCGGAAGCAGACTTACGCCGAATTAGAGACTTTTAAACACAGATGGAGAAATGCTGTGAAGAATGATGAGTGCTGGATAGACCGATTCCAACCATGA
- the LOC104732403 gene encoding uncharacterized protein LOC104732403 isoform X3, protein MNHKRKGSSLRRLFSLVFFLAMVFLLGNAFITVDYKEGIAGWSSIFRLNLAKLQMCKTQLRPPGSETLPRGIVASTSDLEMRPLWGAKRNKKPKPNLLAMAAGIKQKESVNKIVKKFSSSEFVVMLFHYDGAVDEWKKFEWSETAIHISVVNQTKWWFAKRFLHPDIVSTYSYIFLWDEDLGVDHFDARRYVSIIKEEGLEISQPALDPNFSEVHHQLTSRDSKSRVHRRTYKVIGRARCDENSTAPPCTGFVEMMAPVFSRAAWRCTWHMIQNDLNHGWGIDFQLGYCAQGDRTKNIGIVDSEYILHMGLPTLGGSAENKTKTQHDSDISKPSSTSSGRSEVRKQTYAELETFKHRWRNAVKNDECWIDRFQP, encoded by the exons ATGAATCACAAACGAAAGGGCTCGTCTCTTCGTCGCTTGTTCTCTTTAGTGTTTTTTCTTGCAATGGTCTTCCTTTTAGGGAATGCATTTATTACAGTAGACTATAAAGAg GGGATTGCGGGATGGAGTTCGATTTTTAGACTAAATCTTGCAAAACTGCAGATGTGCAAG ACACAACTCAGGCCTCCTGGTAGCGAGACGTTACCGAGAGGTATTGTTGCAAGTACATCAGATTTGGAAATGCGACCATTATGGGGAGCAAAGCGCAATAAG AAACCAAAGCCCAACTTATTAGCTATGGCAGCCGGAATAAAACAGAAGGAAAGTGTTAACAAGATTGTCAAGAAG TTTTCATCAAGTGAGTTCGTTGTGATGCTCTTTCATTATGATGGCGCTGTGGATGAATGGAAGAAGTTCGAGTGGAGTGAAACTGCTATTCATATATCTGtagtaaaccaaaccaaatg GTGGTTCGCTAAGCGTTTTCTTCACCCGGATATTGTCTCAACATATTCCTATATATTTCTATGGGATGAAGATCTTGGTGTTGACCATTTTGATGCTAGAAG GTATGTTTCAATTATTAAAGAAGAAGGGCTTGAAATATCACAGCCTGCTCTTGATCCCAATTTCTCTGAAGTGCATCACCAACTTACCTCCCGGGACAGCAAATCTAGAGTACATAG GAGAACATACAAAGTCATTGGTCGGGCTAGGTGCGACGAGAATAGCACTGCACCTCCTTGCACGGG ATTTGTTGAAATGATGGCTCCTGTGTTTTCCAGAGCAGCCTGGAGGTGTACATGGCATATGATTCAG AATGACTTAAACCACGGATGGGGTATAGATTTTCAGCTTGGATATTGCGCGCAG GGTGATCGAACCAAAAATATCGGCATTGTTGATTCTGAGTATATACTTCATATGGGTCTTCCTACATTAGGAGGTTCAGCTGAAAACAAGACCAAGACTCAGCATGATTCAGACATATCT aaaccatcatcaacatcatctgGTAGATCTGAG GTTCGGAAGCAGACTTACGCCGAATTAGAGACTTTTAAACACAGATGGAGAAATGCTGTGAAGAATGATGAGTGCTGGATAGACCGATTCCAACCATGA
- the LOC104732403 gene encoding uncharacterized protein LOC104732403 isoform X2: MKFQVSLSMNHKRKGSSLRRLFSLVFFLAMVFLLGNAFITVDYKEGIAGWSSIFRLNLAKLQMCKTQLRPPGSETLPRGIVASTSDLEMRPLWGAKRNKKPKPNLLAMAAGIKQKESVNKIVKKFSSSEFVVMLFHYDGAVDEWKKFEWSETAIHISVVNQTKWWFAKRFLHPDIVSTYSYIFLWDEDLGVDHFDARRYVSIIKEEGLEISQPALDPNFSEVHHQLTSRDSKSRVHRRTYKVIGRARCDENSTAPPCTGFVEMMAPVFSRAAWRCTWHMIQNDLNHGWGIDFQLGYCAQGDRTKNIGIVDSEYILHMGLPTLGGSAENKTKTQHDSDISKPSSTSSGRSEVRKQTYAELETFKHRWRNAVKNDECWIDRFQP, encoded by the exons atgaaatttcag gtATCATTAAGTATGAATCACAAACGAAAGGGCTCGTCTCTTCGTCGCTTGTTCTCTTTAGTGTTTTTTCTTGCAATGGTCTTCCTTTTAGGGAATGCATTTATTACAGTAGACTATAAAGAg GGGATTGCGGGATGGAGTTCGATTTTTAGACTAAATCTTGCAAAACTGCAGATGTGCAAG ACACAACTCAGGCCTCCTGGTAGCGAGACGTTACCGAGAGGTATTGTTGCAAGTACATCAGATTTGGAAATGCGACCATTATGGGGAGCAAAGCGCAATAAG AAACCAAAGCCCAACTTATTAGCTATGGCAGCCGGAATAAAACAGAAGGAAAGTGTTAACAAGATTGTCAAGAAG TTTTCATCAAGTGAGTTCGTTGTGATGCTCTTTCATTATGATGGCGCTGTGGATGAATGGAAGAAGTTCGAGTGGAGTGAAACTGCTATTCATATATCTGtagtaaaccaaaccaaatg GTGGTTCGCTAAGCGTTTTCTTCACCCGGATATTGTCTCAACATATTCCTATATATTTCTATGGGATGAAGATCTTGGTGTTGACCATTTTGATGCTAGAAG GTATGTTTCAATTATTAAAGAAGAAGGGCTTGAAATATCACAGCCTGCTCTTGATCCCAATTTCTCTGAAGTGCATCACCAACTTACCTCCCGGGACAGCAAATCTAGAGTACATAG GAGAACATACAAAGTCATTGGTCGGGCTAGGTGCGACGAGAATAGCACTGCACCTCCTTGCACGGG ATTTGTTGAAATGATGGCTCCTGTGTTTTCCAGAGCAGCCTGGAGGTGTACATGGCATATGATTCAG AATGACTTAAACCACGGATGGGGTATAGATTTTCAGCTTGGATATTGCGCGCAG GGTGATCGAACCAAAAATATCGGCATTGTTGATTCTGAGTATATACTTCATATGGGTCTTCCTACATTAGGAGGTTCAGCTGAAAACAAGACCAAGACTCAGCATGATTCAGACATATCT aaaccatcatcaacatcatctgGTAGATCTGAG GTTCGGAAGCAGACTTACGCCGAATTAGAGACTTTTAAACACAGATGGAGAAATGCTGTGAAGAATGATGAGTGCTGGATAGACCGATTCCAACCATGA
- the LOC104732405 gene encoding calmodulin-like protein 2, producing the protein MDRGELSRVFQMFDKNGDGKIAKNELKDFFKSVGIMVPENEIKEMIEKMDVNGDGFMDIDEFGSLYQEMVEEKEEEEDMREAFRVFDQNGDGFITDEELRSVLASMGLKQGRTLEDCKKMISKVDVDGDGMVNFKEFKQMMRGGGFAALSSN; encoded by the coding sequence atggATCGTGGAGAACTAAGTAGAGTATTCCAAATGTTCGATAAGAATGGAGACGGGAAGATTGCAAAGAACGAGCTGAAAGATTTCTTTAAAAGCGTGGGAATTATGGTCCCTGAAAATGAAATCAAGGAAATGATAGAGAAGATGGATGTGAATGGAGACGGTTTCATGGATATCGATGAGTTTGGATCGTTGTATCAAGAAATGgtggaagagaaagaggaagaagaggacatGAGGGAAGCATTTAGAGTATTTGATCAAAATGGTGATGGATTCATTACAGATGAAGAGCTGAGGTCAGTGCTTGCATCAATGGGGTTGAAGCAAGGAAGAACACTTGAAGATTGCAAGAAAATGATAAGTAAGGTTGACGTTGATGGAGATGGTATGGTTAATTTTAAGGAGTTCAAGCAAATGATGAGGGGTGGTGGGTTTGCTGCTCTTAGCTCCAATTAA